One genomic window of Centropristis striata isolate RG_2023a ecotype Rhode Island chromosome 20, C.striata_1.0, whole genome shotgun sequence includes the following:
- the dis3 gene encoding exosome complex exonuclease RRP44, producing MLKSKTFVKKTRSGGVMKIVREHYLRDDIWCGSEVCTECKQESTVLQRDACIESNLCTYPHYVIPDTNVVLHQIDVLEDPVIRNVIVLQTVLQEVRHRSAPVYKRLKDIIHEKEKHFYSFTNEHHKETFIEREPGESANDRNDRAIRMAAKWYSQHLKTSESGADGLKVVLLTNDQGNKQKAEESGLLVYKCEEYIKSLTGNSELVDRLALSNDDKNDITSSKLLFPEHLPLSRIQAGIKSGTFLQGTFRASRDNYLEATVFVQGEGEESTEVLIQGLQNLNRAVYQDVVAVQLLPKNQWVAPSSVVLQDEGAAKDDKAEDEEGEEEEEKSLKISAAEAARKPTGKVVGIIKRNWRPYCGMLNISQIKESTRHLFTPADRRIPRIRIETRQASTLAGQRIMVAIDGWPKNSRYPNGHFVRSLGGAGEKETEQEVLLLEHDVPHQAFSQAVLSFLPKMPWTITPEDMKKREDLRSLTVCSVDPPGCTDIDDALHCRELENGNLEVGVHIADVSHFIRPGNALDKEAANRGTTVYLCGKRIDMVPELLSSNLCSLRCNVERMAFSCIWEINHKAEILKTRFTKSVINSKASLTYAEAQMRIDDTTKNDDITQSLRGLNKLAKILKKQRREKGALTLSSLEVRFHIDSETHDPIDLQTKELMETNSMVEEFMLLANISVAQKIYEEFPDCAMLRKHPAPPPSNYDILFKAAKSKEVAIHTDSAKALADSLDVANVDGFMYFNTLLRILATRCMMQAVYFCSGMDNDFHHYGLASPIYTHFTSPIRRYADIIVHRLLAVAIGADSTYPDLMDKHKQSALSNNLNYRHKMSQYAQRASVAFHTQLFFKSRGILNEDGYVLFVRKNAIIVLIPKFGLEGTVFFDTKDKAAPNLVFDDEGPTLKVEQHTFRMFDKVKVTISLDASNIQHQKIRMALIDPVIPGVSVPAPDVQPQAKKPKLDR from the exons ATGTTGAAATCCAAAACCTTCGTGAAGAAGACCCGGTCGGGAGGGGTGATGAAGATAGTGCGTGAACATTATCTGAGAGATGATATTTGGTGCGGGAGCGAAGTATGCACTGAGTGCAAACAGGAGTCCACGGTGCTGCAGAGAGACGCGTGTATAGAGAGCAATCTGTGCACTTATCCACATTATGTGATCCCTGACACGAATGTGGTCCTGCatcag ATTGACGTGTTGGAGGATCCCGTGATTCGTAATGTGATAGTCCTTCAGACGGTGCTGCAGGAGGTTCGCCATCGCAGTGCACCAGTCTATAAACGCCTGAAGGACATTATACATGAGAAAGAGAAACACTTCTACAGCTTTACCAACGAACACCACAA AGAGACATTCATTGAACGTGAACCGGGGGAGAGTGCCAATGACCGCAACGACCGTGCAATCCGTATGGCGGCAAAATGGTACAGCCAGCACCTGAAGACATCCGAGTCCGGCGCAGATGGACTCAAGGTGGTCCTCCTCACCAATGATCAAGGGAACAAGCAGAAGGCAGAAGAGAGCGGCCTGCTGGTGTACAAAT GTGAAGAATACATCAAGAGTCTGACAGGGAACTCTGAGCTTGTGGATCGTCTGGCTTTGTCCAATGATGACAAG AATGACATCACAAGCAGTAAGTTGTTATTCCCAGAGCATCTCCCTCTGTCCAGGATCCAAGCAGGAATAAAGAGTGGCACATTCCTCCAGGGCACCTTCAGAGCTAGCAGGGACAACTACCTGGAGGCCACAGTCTTCGTCCAGGGAGAGGGGGAAGAAAGCACAGAG GTTCTCATCCAGGGTCTTCAGAACCTCAACAGAGCCGTGTATCAGGATGTGGTTGCTGTGCAGCTGTTGCCAAAGAATCAGTGGGTGGCGCCCTCCTCAGTGGTGCTGCAGGACGAAGGCGCAGCAAAGGACGATAAGGCTGAAGacgaagaaggagaggaggaggaggagaaatcg CTGAAGATatcagcagcagaagcagccaGGAAGCCCACAGGTAAAGTCGTGGGAATCATCAAAAGGAACTGGAGGCCATACTGCGGCATGCTCAATATCTCCCAGATCAAAGAG TCCACCCGTCATCTCTTCACGCCAGCAGACCGCCGTATCCCACGCATTCGCATTGAAACACGTCAGGCATCCACACTGGCAGGCCAGAGGATCATGGTGGCCATCGATGGCTGGCCCAAAAACTCCAGATATCCAAAT GGTCACTTTGTGCGCAGTCTGGGAGGTGCAGGGGAGAAGGAAACGGAGCAGGAGGTGCTGCTACTGGAGCATGACGTCCCCCACCAGGCCTTCTCTCAGGCTGTGCTCAGCTTCCTTCCCAAGATGCCGTGGACCATCACCCCAGAG GAcatgaaaaagagagaggacCTGAGGAGTCTGACTGTGTGCAGTGTGGATCCTCCTGGATGTACAGACATTGATGACGCTCTGCACTGTAGAGAGCTGGAGAACGGAAACCTTGAG gtGGGCGTTCACATCGCTGATGTCAGTCACTTCATCAGACCTGGCAACGCTTTGGACAAAGAGGCTGCAAACCGCGGCACCACTGTCTACTTGTGTGGCAAa AGAATAGATATGGTTCCTGAGCTGCTCAGCTCCAATCTGTGTTCTCTACGCTGCAATGTGGAAAG gATGGCCTTCTCGTGTATCTGGGAGATTAACCACAAGGCTGAAATTCTTAAGACCCGCTTCACAAAAAGTGTCATTAACTCCAAG GCGTCTTTGACCTACGCTGAGGCCCAAATGAGGATTGATGACACCACTAAGAATGATGATATCACCCAGAGCCTGCGAGGTCTCAACAAATTAGCCAAAATCCTCAAGaagcagagaagagagaaagg GGCGTTGACGCTGTCATCCTTAGAAGTCCGATTCCACATAGACAGTGAAACTCACGACCCCATCGACCTCCAGACCAAAGAGCTCAT GGAGACAAACTCCATGGTAGAGGAGTTCATGTTGCTGGCCAATATTTCAGTCGCCCAGAAGATTTACGAGGAATTTCCAGACTGCGCCATGCTGAGGAAACATCCAGCACCACCTCCATCTAATTACGACATCCTGTTCAAGGCTGCAAAGTCAAAG GAGGTGGCGATCCACACAGATTCAGCCAAGGCTCTGGCTGACTCCCTCGACGTGGCCAATGTGGACGGGTTCATGTACTTTAACACGCTACTGCGCATCTTAGCCACTCGCTGCATGATGCAGGCCGTCTATTTTTGTTCGGGCATGGACAACGATTTCCACCACTACGGCCTTGCTTCACCTATTTATACACACTTCACGTCACCTATTAGGAG ATACGCAGATATTATAGTGCACCGCCTGCTGGCAGTGGCCATAGGAGCAGACAGCACCTACCCAGATTTGATGGACAAACATAAGCAGTCAGCCCTCTCCAACAACCTCAACTACAGACATAAAATGTCTCAGTATGCTCAGAGGGCTTCTGTGGCCTTCCACACACAG CTGTTCTTCAAGAGCCGAGGCATACTCAACGAAGATGGATACGTTCTGTTTGTGAGGAAGAACGCAATCATTGTACTCATCCCAAAGTTTGGCCTGGAGGGAACGGTCTTCTTTGACACCAAAGACAAGGCTGCCCCAAACCTTGTTTTTGATGATGAG ggtcCCACTCTAAAGGTAGAGCAGCACACCTTCCGCATGTTTGACAAGGTAAAGGTCACCATCAGCCTGGACGCCTCCAATATTCAGCACCAGAAGATCCGCATGGCTCTGATTGACCCTGTG ATCCCTGGTGTGAGTGTCCCAGCTCCAGATGTTCAACCACAGGCCAAGAAACCAAAACTGGACCGCTGA
- the bora gene encoding protein aurora borealis has translation MGDHVELQITPETPGRPSIRNPFESPNDYHHLHESLVPSPSVFKSKPCKATPPKFNWSIDEMASLLPVHIDPEEIQRQSFYLSQTRTDSDIEEKRQNAIEQFFTKGAIVPSPWAAPDARKGPQIYMKSSKTSMIAEEPEKVSVACQTTLSLPMAFDLEKILGDYYRYEEICDFVQESLSSSSLRRKLFLDGQGPYSGSDSSSPPSPERNHARQDGVSLYQGEGAVGGVAGSEGEAISSVFSSPLSCGVSAPTPSTGQFSSSPIQHGRFRDCSLGSITSPLFPDRSSPAGLISPTISPIVAHTARTPICSAERKQQNNLTPHGVPLDIDVSCFNESPFVEGCSPIRSCSPHQLHCHNEAQHNARPKPRPRVRCWASPPLISPILNPRLQDNHEAEDQLSSSSPSSSCSLPPMELDPASPLPRDTHPANTERVSLDPTEPVKMEEGKETEIEEEEEGGVLSGQLTSSRMGNVSATDNSNMFVSLLAEGSSIRYDSSMQVDSGYNTTSAGTASLIDGLNSDCPSKESFSSNLVEDTFHLARHTKVKVFYPHH, from the exons ATGGGGGACCATGTTGAGCTACAGATCACACCAGAGACTCCAGGCAGGCCTTCAATAAGAAACCCATTTGAAAGTCCCAATGACTACCACCACCTTCATGAATCCCTGGTGCCAAGCCCATCAGTCTTCAAGTCCAAGCCTTGTAAAGCT ACTCCTCCCAAGTTTAACTGGTCTATTGATGAAATGGCCAGTCTTCTCCCAGTGCACATAGACCCAGAGGAAATCCAGCGACAGTCTTTTTACCTCAGCCAGACAAG GACAGATTCTGACATTGAGGAAAAGCGTCAGAATGCTATTGAGCAG TTTTTCACCAAGGGAGCCATCGTGCCCTCACCCTGGGCAGCACCAGACGCCCGCAAAGGCCCTCAGATTTATATGAAAA GTTCGAAAACTTCCATGATTGCTGAGGAGCCTGAAAAAGTCTCAG tTGCTTGTCAGACAACTCTTTCGTTACCTATGGCAtttgatttggaaaaaatacttg GGGATTATTACCGCTACGAGGAAATATGTGATTTTGTGCAGGAGAGTCTCAGTTCCTCCTCCTTAAGGAGAAAACTCTTCCTCGATGGTCAGGGCCCTTACAGTGGCTCTGACAGCTCCAGCCCACCAAGCCCAGAGAGAAACCATGCCAGGCAGGATGGGGTTTCTCTGTACCAGGGAGAGGGAGCTGTCGGAGGGGTTGCAGGCTCTGAGGGAGAAGCAATTTCGTCTGTCTTTTCGTCCCCTTTGTCCTGTGGCGTGTCGGCCCCAACTCCCTCTACA GGTCAGTTCTCGTCCAGTCCCATCCAGCATGGGCGCTTCCGGGACTGCAGCCTTGGCAGCATCACCAGTCCTCTGTTCCCTGACAGGTCGTCTCCTGCTGGCCTCATCTCCCCGACAATTTCTCCTATTGTTGCACATACAGCACGCACACCCATATGCTCAG CTGAAAGGAAACAGCAGAACAATTTGACTCCACACGGTGTTCCCCTGGACATAGATGTCTCTTGCTTCAATGAGAGTCCATTTGTTGAGGGTTGCTCTCCCATTCGTAGTTGCTCCCCGCACCAGCTCCATTGCCACAACGAGGCCCAACACAACGCCAGACCCAAGCCCCGGCCCAGAGTCCGCTGCTGGGCCTCCCCTCCCCTCATCTCCCCGATCCTCAACCCAAGGCTCCAAGACAATCACGAGGCTGAGGACCaactctcctcttcctccccctcttcaTCATGCTCTCTCCCCCCTATGGAGCTTGATCCAGCTTCACCCCTGCCCCGTGACACTCACCCTGCCAACACAGAGAGAGTTAGCCTGGATCCTACGGAACCTGTGAAAATGGAGGAAGGCAAGGAGACAGAgatagaagaagaggaggaaggtggAGTGCTCTCAGGACAGCTGACCAGCTCTCGTATGGGGAATGTTTCGGCAACAGACAACTCCAATATGTTTGTATCTCTTCTGGCAGAGGGGAGCAGCATCCGATATGATTCCAGCATGCAG GTGGACAGCGGTTATAACACTACCTCAGCAGGCACAGCCAGTCTTATAGATGGCCTCAACTCAGACTGTCCCAGCAAAGAGTCCTTCAGTTCAAACCTGGTTGAAGACACTTTCCATCTTGCCAGACACACTAAAGTAAAG GTATTTTATCCCCACCACTGA
- the mzt1 gene encoding mitotic-spindle organizing protein 1, translating into MASAANTNLNAVRETMDVLLEISRLLNTGLDMESLSICVRLCEQGINPEALSAVIKELRKASETLKASENCTN; encoded by the exons ATGGCAAGTGCAGCAAATACAAACCTAAACGCAGTCCGAGAGACGATGgatg TGCTACTGGAGATCTCCAGGTTACTGAACACAGGTTTGGACATGGAGTCTCTGTCCATATGTGTGAGACTTTGTGAGCAAGGCATCAACCCAGAAGCTTTGTCTGCAGTCATCAAAGAGCTGCGTAAAGCTTCTGAAACCCTCAAG gCTTCTGAAAACTGCACAAACTGA